The DNA region TGTTTATTATTTCCAAACTATCCTTATTGAATAGTAAAATACAGGCTGAGACCCCAATTTCAAAAATGCATATATATGTACACCTCAAGGGAAAAATCCAACAGTGTATCAGAACAGTAGCATCAACAATGAGGGAACATCCATAAGATCGTCTTTGGAACGGATTTGTGCAAGACAAATTAATTGGTATATCATTCCCTTGACACAAACCACCATATCATGCATAAGTAGAGGTCAAGTGACCGATGGTATGAAAGCATGACCTCTGTGATATTTGTCAAGGGTAATCTACGGTATTGTTTAGCTTGTACAAATTGTAGAATATGGAAAATATAATTACAGTTACATGGTACTAATTTaaaagaatgactaatataatattatttgattacatTGTGATCTCCATTAATTTATTAGGTTGAGATTCCAATTAAGGAAAGCATTGTGTATATATAATCATTGGGTGTAATGGCATACAATTCATAAAAAGTACAAAAACCTACATCTGTTCTTCTGCAGCAACTCATATAGTATCTGTTACGAGGAttattagggttaggtttcTTAACCCTAAAATAAGCTGATGGGTAGACGTAATCGTCATTAATAAGGCAGTTagccaaaatatgaaatatttaattaattgagaataaataattatttatatgaaaataaataattattaataagatagTAGCCAAAAATGTGAGATTGACGGGAAATTGATTATGGTAGCTGAAGAGTATATAAGGGAGAGATCCTGGTCGGCAGAAAACACACAAGACATTATTGGAGAAATCTCTCAAGATGAACTTCTCtctatcttcttattcttctcaTTGTATTCACTCTATTAGTTAGGGTTCTATCTCTCCCCCATTGATTCTTATCTTCTCTTCATTCTAAATTCTAGATTCTTGTTCATTGAATTTCAAGatatattacataattatagtttaaggtttagtATCATAGCTCTGATGAAATTCCTAGCTCATATGGTGAAAAATTTAAACGGTTATCTATAATAGTATTAAAAAAGAGATCCACATGTAATAAGTGATGAATTATGGATTGAATCTTCTCAAGGATTTTTtctcttcctttcttctttaTAGGAATCATTTGTAGTGTCTTATCTCTTGCTaaagatttttcttttttcatcccatatcaattggtatcagatcCAGTCTAGTGCGTCTCACTAGTGATGACAGCAAAATTGTAGTGTTTGTCCAGGGTAGGAGGGCTAGTGCACAGCCAACCAATGCGGGCATCGAGCCTGATGGATGGTTAAAGTATGGGACTTAGATCTCACGCTTGAATTATGGGATTCTATTGTGGCTTTTAATCACCCTTAAGGCTCTCCAATATCTATTAAGGTGTAGTTCATCATGATAGATATGTGTATTAGAATagtaaaaagtattaatattaatagGTAGTTAGTAGTTAGAAGCAGATATAGCAGTTATTTATTGTGAAAATATCAATCTAGACAATTCCCAGCCTCACAGGTTAACTAGTGGAAAACCTCACAAGTGAACTATTAGCATATACCACAAGCCAACTTGTTGCACTCTTATTAATTTTGCTTATTTGCTTTTTACATGTAGTTGCATGAGTGTTTACCTTATTaaagaaatgagaaaattaTTCTTCAATCTCTTCTCATTCTCATATTGTTCGAAGTATAAGAGCATTAGGTTACAATTCGATAGAAATCCGCTGCCTTTGCTAATGGTCGGAGTAGCCATTAGAGGAGGGCTCAATAAACTTACACATGCATCTTGCGGGCAGTCAGCAAGCTTTGCACTTCCAGCAACAACACTTCAACGAATTTCCACCACTCGTGAAGTTTAAATGCTTGTTTCATATTTACCTCCAGTGATTAAGTCACTTTTTGCTGATATTTTCCTTCAGGCGCCCCCTGCTCCAGCTATAACACACCAGCGACAATCAATGGTACCTCCTCCACCAAGAGGAGTCGATAACGTATGAATCACTAAAGGTTCAAGGTTTGTTATGGAATATGTTGGAATGATACTCTTGACATCCCAATTGTTTTCAAGAAAAGATTCAGATCATCGTGCATCCTATATTTGATTGTCTCATTCTATCATAAAACTATTGTGCATGTATTGTTGATTTTGATAAAGTACAGGTACTAAATTCTGTTCACGAGGGTTTTAAACGCCCTGAATGAAAGAAAACTGTTAACGTAGAAAAGCAAACTCTGATGAAATATCGTACATGGTCCATGTGCAATCTTTCCAACGATAAAAAAAGTCATCGAATGCAagtgactcttcaaagtcaaacACAAAGAAAATGGAACTGTTAAAAGATTCAAAACACTTTAAACCCATGAAAGTATTTTGTTAGAGAGCACCCagttcttttattatatataattctaaacTAGATAAAGAGAAATAGGTGTTCAATACCAATCTGATGCCAGAAGAAAACTAAGGCCAGAGGATCATAACCATCACAAATGTAGAATATCGAGCAAAATTTTCCTTTAGCCTAAAAGTTGTCCAAAGTTAAAGAAATTCGGGTCACCTGTGAATGACATTCCGCTGATGAAGATAATTTAAACCACTGAGAATTTGTCTTGTGTATGCCGAGACCTGAGAGTCACGTAGATCATACTTTTGGTAGAGTCTTCCAAGAGAACCTTTTGTAACAAGCTCAAGGAAGATGTAAAGTTTGCTATCATCCTGGAAAAAGATCCATTTAGCACAAAAAGTTCAATAAGAGATTAACATCCTCCAGTTAATTgcaagataaataaataaataaacaatatgaATTTCTGCTCAGCCTGTTAGGACAATAAAAGAGAGTAGTACTTTACCTACAAagataaaattcaattttaaattatctttttataatattaaacctTAAGAGCACTACCACATTCAAACAAATAACCCTACCAAATTAATCTTGTCAAACTAAATCCTCTTCTTGAAAGCCTCATAATAGTATATGTAGCAGAAATTAGGTTAAAATACCCCACGAAACCTATAACACAAGtggaaataaaaatttcatGATCCACATGGAAAATAGAAATGCCTAAAttgcataaaaaataattaagaaaaccTGAATAGAAAAGCCAACACCTTAAAAAAAAGCTACACGGAAAATATTAAGACCCAGTTCCAAAAGTATAACAACCTACACTTTCTCATGCCTGGAGGTGTGGTTAGGGAACAAGTAGATAGTCAATATAGTGTGAGCTTCCTATTGAAGGATGAAGAAAGAAACTCactgaattttatatatttgagatGAGATTACATTATAAACAACTAGGATATTATATACAAAAGAGAAAATAGAATTTGATACTGAAGTAAGCTGAATAAATTTCTTCTGCTGGCCCTGTTGGAAATTGAATTTACTGCTACTTTAGAGGATTGTTTGATGTTCTAATAGAGCTAGTAAGGGTTTGCTAATTTGAATTATGGACTTAAGGAAATCGAGGtcaatttgaaaatgattttttacaaattgtttGGTGTACATGAAAGCTATCCAATCCAAGTACTATGTAACGAGTCTGCTAAGTGTATAGTTAAAAATCATGTCCCTTATGGCCAGACAAAACACATGGATATAAAAATACTTTTCATTTTggaaaatatagaaaatagaAGATACAACTTCCTACATACCAACTTCCGCACATAATGCAAACATCCTAACCAAAGTACTCGTATGGGCAAGGTTCGAAGAAATGGGTTGCAAATTTGGGCATGTATAATTTAGACAATCACCTTGAGGGGTAGTGTCGAATGATATCAAGGTTTATATTTAGAGGAATATTCGGATTTGTTGGATAAATCCAAATAACTTGTACAAGTATTGAGGATAATTATCTGCATAAGAATTAtcttttaagagattaaaaataattgtcctAGACCATTATTCCATGATTTTAGGAAGAGATACTCTATCGTTGAATCACATTTGTATTAGGTATTTAAAGGGCGTGAccattcaataaaaaaacaacacaATTTATTATCATATTCTCAACATTGACCCAAAGATTTGTTTACCTTGCAAATTGAAGATTTcttgataattttgaattaatagaATAACCAGTAACAAAAATTGATACCAAAATTTTGGGTAGACGGAGAAGAATGACATACCTTGTATGTTCCAAGATATTGAACTATATTCTCATGTTTGAACTGACTTAGAAGTAAAATTTCCTGAAgcaaaaactaataataattaatataatggcATTACACCTATAAAGAATTAATACTCCACCAGCACATGTACACATATCATCTCACCTGTTCAAGTTGGTAAATACTTTGCTTGCCCTGGCTTCCTTGATCGAGTAGAGAAACCTCCTTGACAGCAAAAAAGAACCCATCTCTGCAGAAAGTAAAAGGAAACAGAAGGCACTAATTAAGTTTTTGCTAATACATTTCACATTTCCATTAACTTAATACTTTGTAGAAAAGTGTAACAATatcaatgaagaagaaagtgagGTAACAGAGAATTGCAAGGAGGGAAAGAGAGAATCCGAGATGAGTAAAACAGAATACTTACATCAACATTTTCGGATACAAACAATGTCATAATACTTATAGCATTACAGCTCATAATATTGCCTAGGcatacatttattaatgggccttACTTCTAATAAGTTTATTGAATATTGGACTTAATAAAACCTTGACTTCACtacctatttttatttaacacaaaaaatcAGCTAAAGATAAAACAAATATCTGACAGTGTTGGAAGAATGAGCTTTTAAGCAAAAGATAAGCATCGGATACTTACTCGGTGAAGCCTTCGTAAACTGTTCCAAATGATCCACTGCCCAGAAATTCCCCCTTCTGCCAAGTAGTGATACTTGGCTTGAATTTTCTGTTCGgtgaattataataatacacTGGTTTGGAAATCATATGAAAGGAAACATTCTCGTTctcatcattatcattatctTCCTTAGATGAATCCGAGCAACATTCTGGAACTGAACTGGCAATATTTTGCCTAACCAATGTTATTTCTGCAGCATGTTCATCAATGACTTGCCGATCAGGTTGCTCATCATAACTGTTTACTCTTCTAACTTCATCTAATCGAACAGATGACGAGCTCATATCCTCATCAACTTCAGGAGCAAAGGACTTTATGTTGTCCCAAGATGAGCTCAACTTATCCCGAGCACTAAGCAATATCaccggaggaggaggaggaggaggagcaaGCTCTGGAGGGCGATCACCTTTTATGCTATTTCTACTATTCCTATGAGATCTTACGCTCATTGGATTCCTCGAAATAGTCACTTCAGTAGACAGCATATCGACTTCCCTAATCTGATCTAACTTACTATCGCTAACAACTAGAGACGTACCTGAACACGACGACTCGGAACGTTCAATTTCATGGACATACTCACCATGGGTAATACTCAATCTAGCTTCGGATGCACCTGATAAACCCTGTTCAGCTGATTCCTTATCCCCAATGCCCTGGAGAAGTTGAAAcctagggctagggctaggaTAATGATCGGAGGACGAACGGGCCTTGCAAGCCTCCCAATCTGCCGGCGGGATTGCAAAGTCCTCCGGTCCAGAGAGTCCCAAAGATTGACAAATCCGGTCGAATTCTCCCTCAACGCCTTCAATTCGAAAGCTATTCCGGTCAACGTTCGAGTATAGATCGGGCACCCCTGTCACCCGTCTGAAAC from Impatiens glandulifera chromosome 5, dImpGla2.1, whole genome shotgun sequence includes:
- the LOC124938019 gene encoding mitogen-activated protein kinase kinase kinase 1-like, translated to MMSEKQSKTLRRSNALKDIYYEDSPSSLTSSFDDRFRRVTGVPDLYSNVDRNSFRIEGVEGEFDRICQSLGLSGPEDFAIPPADWEACKARSSSDHYPSPSPRFQLLQGIGDKESAEQGLSGASEARLSITHGEYVHEIERSESSCSGTSLVVSDSKLDQIREVDMLSTEVTISRNPMSVRSHRNSRNSIKGDRPPELAPPPPPPPVILLSARDKLSSSWDNIKSFAPEVDEDMSSSSVRLDEVRRVNSYDEQPDRQVIDEHAAEITLVRQNIASSVPECCSDSSKEDNDNDENENVSFHMISKPVYYYNSPNRKFKPSITTWQKGEFLGSGSFGTVYEGFTEDGFFFAVKEVSLLDQGSQGKQSIYQLEQEILLLSQFKHENIVQYLGTYKDDSKLYIFLELVTKGSLGRLYQKYDLRDSQVSAYTRQILSGLNYLHQRNVIHRDIKSANILVDASGAVKLADFGLAKATKLNDVKSCKGTVFWMAPEVVNRRNTGYGLAADIWSLGCTVLEMLTRQIPYSHLEGMQALFRIGKGELPLIPSSLSNDAQDFIGKCLQVNPDHRPTASQLMDHPFIKRSRSNSDSASPHHNRTKS